A portion of the Deinococcus peraridilitoris DSM 19664 genome contains these proteins:
- a CDS encoding FUN14 domain-containing protein — MSVPDLLRPLLPDLSIGGVLGFCAGFAIKKVGRVMIFALGALFVIVQLLAYFGFLSVNWGRVQLIAEPWLKEGAQQGSAWLLDVLRANLPFGGAFVAGLMLGLRTR; from the coding sequence ATGTCCGTTCCCGATCTGCTGCGGCCGCTGTTGCCCGATCTGTCCATTGGCGGCGTGCTGGGCTTCTGTGCGGGTTTTGCCATCAAGAAAGTCGGGCGTGTCATGATCTTCGCGTTGGGCGCATTATTCGTAATCGTGCAACTGCTGGCCTACTTCGGCTTTCTGAGCGTCAACTGGGGCCGGGTGCAACTGATCGCCGAACCCTGGCTCAAAGAAGGTGCCCAGCAGGGTTCGGCGTGGCTGCTGGACGTCCTGCGCGCCAACTTGCCCTTTGGTGGCGCCTTCGTGGCCGGACTGATGCTCGGACTGCGCACCAGGTAA
- a CDS encoding RNA polymerase sigma factor — MKSVPQAEVLTHELLAELRAGDEGAWHAFISTHEGRMYNYLFRLEGNKDEALDLTQEVFYRAWRSIATFRAGERVLPWLYQIARNTQIERHRRKQLPRFSIEEASEEVGFEAVSHHRSPVQAAESVDAAERVQRALTELPLEYREAVVLRFVEDLSYDEIAQLQGCAVGTAKSRVFRAKEMLSGLLGGVVDVD, encoded by the coding sequence ATGAAAAGCGTGCCGCAAGCCGAGGTTCTGACCCACGAACTGCTCGCCGAACTGCGGGCCGGCGACGAAGGCGCGTGGCACGCTTTTATCAGCACACACGAAGGGCGCATGTACAATTACCTCTTCCGGCTCGAGGGCAACAAGGACGAGGCACTCGACCTCACACAGGAAGTGTTCTACCGGGCGTGGCGCTCGATTGCGACCTTTCGGGCCGGGGAGCGCGTTCTGCCGTGGCTTTATCAGATTGCCCGCAATACCCAGATCGAACGTCACCGCCGCAAGCAGCTTCCACGATTCTCGATCGAGGAAGCGTCCGAGGAGGTGGGCTTCGAGGCAGTGTCTCACCACCGCTCGCCCGTGCAGGCGGCCGAGAGCGTGGACGCGGCCGAGCGTGTTCAGCGCGCCCTGACCGAGCTGCCGCTGGAGTACCGCGAGGCGGTGGTGCTGCGTTTCGTCGAGGACCTCTCGTACGACGAGATTGCGCAGTTGCAAGGTTGCGCGGTGGGCACTGCCAAAAGCCGGGTCTTTCGGGCCAAGGAAATGCTCTCCGGCCTGCTTGGTGGAGTGGTGGATGTGGATTGA